A genomic region of Bactrocera dorsalis isolate Fly_Bdor chromosome 3, ASM2337382v1, whole genome shotgun sequence contains the following coding sequences:
- the LOC125777306 gene encoding piggyBac transposable element-derived protein 4-like, which yields MNNRKKSARNMREDDILAIINSSDSDVSDFSASDSEYIPDSENEVDESPSEDDEVTDIDNAIVLSSESSNLPVVWGEPSVLFRPRFSITEDVEPILLAQISRNATEFEVFKCIFPESLFIFIAQCTNERLSILKKQKSYNIAPTDASEIKILLGITLIMGYNQLPEISDYWSQNESMGNEYIKKAMSRTRFQTLMSKLYFNFPEKPEAASKLYYIEEVTNCLKYTFVKTRTDSLRQSIDESMAKFKGRSSLKQYLPMKPTKRGIKIWQRCDSKTGYTYDFNIYAGKEECSTLSGTLGERVVFKLCKTIRNPDTVLVFDRFFTSYNLMKTLPFACVGTCIQNRKNLPTISDRLKKGECKFCISETGIMVAKWQDSREVIVMSNCHSPTMSVVFRKQKDGSRVVTNCPKALAFYNENMGGVDISDQKVKTYEQNRKSSKWWRKVFFKLLMTSINSSLRKEELGQKSKGHLQQKDPGQKEQKKC from the exons atgaataatagaaaaaaatctgcCAGAAATATGAGGGAAGACGACATTTTGGCGATTATCAATTCCAGCGACTCTGACGTAAGTGATTTTAGTGCTTCTGACTCAGAGTATATTCCGGATTCCGAGAACGAAGTAGACGAGTCTCCGAGCGAGGATGATGAAGTAACGGATATTGATAATGCAATAGTGTTATCCAGTGAAAGTTCCAATCTTCCAGTAGTATGGGGAGAACCATCAGTTTTATTTCGTCCTCGCTTTTCTATCACTGAAGACGTTGAGCCCATTCTGTTGGCTCAAATTTCAAGGAATGCAACTGAGTTCGAAGtcttcaaatgcatttttccagaatcattatttatttttatcgcgCAGTGCACAAATGAACGATTGAGCattctaaaaaaacaaaaaagttataatattgCACCAACTGATGCatcagaaattaaaattttgttgggcATTACGCTTATAATGGGTTATAATCAACTTCCAGAGATTTCTGATTACTGGTCCCAAAATGAATCCATGGGAAATGAGTACATAAAAAAGGCGATGTCGCGAACTCGTTTTCAGACCTTAatgtcaaaattatattttaacttCCCTGAGAAACCTGAAGCAGCATCTAAGCTTTATTATATAGAAGAAGTTACCAATTGTTTGAAATATACGTTTGTCAAAACTCGTACCGATAGTTTGCGTCAAAGCATCGATGAGTCCATGGCAAAATTTAAAGGTCGATCTTCTCTAAAGCAATATCTTCCGATGAAGCCGACTAAACGTGGCataaaaatttggcaaaggTGTGATTCTAAAACTGGTTATAcatatgattttaatatttatgcggGTAAAGAGGAATGCTCAACATTATCAGGAACTTTAGGGGAGAGAGTCGTTTTTAAATTGTGCAAAACTATTCGAAATCCAGATACTGTGTTGGTTTTTGACCGTTTTTTCACCTCATATAATCTGATGAAAACTTTGCCATTTGCTTGCGTAGGAACATGTATTCAAAATAGAAAGAACTTGCCAACCATTAGTGACCGTTTGAAGAAAGGTGAATGTAAATTTTGCATTAGCGAAACCGGTATAATGGTAGCAAAATGGCAGGACTCACGTGAAGTTATTGTTATGAGTAACTGTCATAGTCCTACAATGTCCGTAGTCTTCAGAAAGCAAAAAGATGGTTCAAGGGTTGTTACTAACTGTCCTAAAGCATTGGCTTTCTATAATGAGAACATGGGAGGAGTTGACATATCTGATCAAAAGGTTAAAACTTATGAACAGAACAGAAAATCAAGCAAATGGTGGCGTAAAGTATTTTTCAAGCTTCTCATGACATCTATT AACAGCTCATTGCGCAAGGAAGAGTTGGGACAAAAGTCAAAAGGACATCTACAACAAAAGGACCCAGGtcaaaaagagcaaaaaaaatgttaa